The Silene latifolia isolate original U9 population chromosome Y, ASM4854445v1, whole genome shotgun sequence sequence TTTCAAACAGGAGAGTGGCTTGAATTTATCCTAAACCCGCTATGTAAATTTCAAATGACTATTACACTCTAGCTGAGACTCGAACAGTTCTTTGCCAGTAGTTTCACCTTTTCTGAGACAGCCTAATTGACTATTTATCTCATGTACATTGGATGCAAGATTATTGACACGAGTAAATTACATTCACGAAGTTCCAAATCTCATGGTTCTAAGAATCACAAGTGAATAAAGCTTTGCTAAGATAGTTAATTGTTCAAAGTTGCATTTAGTGCACGTTATATTCTGATGACACGATAACAATTTTGATGATATGATTGGAAATCAGCAGTACACACACTTAATCTTTTTCCAAAACTTTTACCCTAGGTCATCCCTTACGAGGTCACTGTCGGATGGAGTTCTTGTTTATGAAAGTGGTTCACCTTCAACATCTGCTGATGTAAGAGAAAGCAGTAATTTTCTTCGGACTTTACCTGACCTAAAAGAGGACAAGACAGGCATGTCTGAGTCAACACCTGAAATTTCAACTTGTGAAACATCTGTCTCTGCTTCAAGGTAACTTTTCTTTTCTGGCCGATTTTGCTTTAAAATGAATGTTAGCTCACTTAactatctattttttttttgtcatgccTGATGCCTTACTCCATTATATTTCTTACATGTCTGTAATATTtgaaaaatatgcatattttggtctaaaatgaggTGTCCAAGGGTCATACCCATGTCCCGAGTGTCGAGTGTCGGACACGGGTACGCAAGGAAATTAgaagagtcggagtaacataggttTAGAGCTGGTCAAATAAAGCAATACTTTCAACGAACTTGGAATGCGCTAGATTGACCTTTTGGTACCGATCTTTTCATTTGAAAAAAATTGTTTGTTAGATACCAGCGTTGTAGATTATTAGTATATCGACTAAGGTAATCTTTTAGAAAAATCATTATTTAGATGTTTAGCATTAAGTTTGAGAGAACTGACATTACAGTGCACATGGACAAAAAACAATTATAATGTGATCATCTGATCTCCCCGTTTCTATTTTTTAAACACTGCTGAAGACTTACTATCCTGGCCAATCTTTGTAGGTATACTCCATCGTTGCCTGCACAACAGCTTTTCACGGATATGCCAGAGATCCAATATGTCAAAGGCGAATGTAGTTGTTACATTCAACATGGAGATGAATTCGACTGTACTGACATTCTTGATTTAGACTTGGACTGGATTTCTTCATCAGGATATTCATGTGAAGAGGAAACATACGATAGGTAATCTTTATCTTTCCTTTTGATATGCAGTCTCCCAAATGTCTCAGTCGTTTAGTTTTATGTCAGTGAAGTAAACGCTGAGCTGAGCTAAATGCCACGTTTTGTCTGACGGTTGATCTGGATATGCATACAGATCCTCACTTATAAACTCACCAACTGGTGGTTCCTTGCATGGAAGCGCTGTGAATAAAACCACAGTTGAGGTTAGTCCTTTGAAATTTTGCTTGGCTGGTTTATATTCTTTCTCAAAGCATGCAATGCAGTTTTTGTTGACCGATGTTTGAGGCAGTCAAATCTTCAGCTTAATGACGACAGAGGATGAACGTTAAATTTTATTTGGAGTTGATTTGTGATAATGCTGGaattgtttgttttttttctcTGCCCTGGACTAACAAACGGACTAATTTTTCAGGGAAGAACACGAATGGCAGACTTTCCTGATTGCTTTGTGAATTGGGTCGAGAATGGGACAACTTTAGGTTGAAACCCACCAACTAATCGACTATTCATACATGATAGATACATTGATCTCTACCAATTATCGTTTCAACCTCTCCGAAGGACGTGGGTTGTATCATAAATAAATTTCAGAAAGGAACATATACTTGACCGTCTAATTTGCTAATTCTTTTTCCGGAAACTCCTGCATGCCCGGCTCAACCAAACTACCGAAGATATTGATGGTATATAGATTAACTTCAGAAATTGTTCGTCAATGTCATTGTAAATATCTGATTCCGTAATTTTGCTAGTCAGAACTCATAGCTCAGTTTGATACGGAATATTGTTTTTCCGCACTGGAATTTCTCATTGTTTTCTGCTTTCTGGTTTATGGCATTTTAACTCTTAGGGCATTGTGTTGTTTGGATACCGTTTCTCTTTCTTAGCACTCCGTTCTCCGCTTTACCCACTTGCACTCTGATCTCCATTCTGTTGTGGAACCAACCTAGACTTGCTaatacaaattctcattatagactgGAGATATCCGTTTATAgttatagacgggtcaaatatccacccactttaagcataagacagGCAACAAAGTGCATGGTGGGGCCCAAAAATGTCTATCACTTTAAGTATATTTGACCCGTATttcactatagacggatatatatcCGTCAATACTGAGACTAATTGATTTCCTAATTGAATTgaaatacacgtttttcgggattttaAGGTCCCGGTACAAAAATGATCTTAAATTGCACGGATTTTTTCTCGGATCAGACAAAGCGGCCTCAcaaaaatttgaggagcaacggaTAACATTTTGATGCTCTCGTTGTGCGATTAACTTGTTTTAGGCAAAAATCGGATACTCGTTGAAATTgttttaatacttgttattttgtGCTGAAATTTAACATGGTAACTCCTGAAGCAAGTCTggacacgtggtaaaaaaaaatcgGGAGAGATATAAACACAACATGGTACggcctcctgaacggctcaaattgaattgtatattgaagtgtataatacacggttttcggcaTTCCAGGATTTCGGAataaaaatgtccgtaaatcgAACAGACAGTTTATAGGGTCAAATAAAGTGGCCTCACATTTTTTGAGAAATAACGAATAACATTTTAGGTTGACGGTGTGCGGTAATTAAGTGATAGTCGGAAATCGTATACTCGTTAAAAATGATTTAATACTCCTATTTATTTGGAGTTGAAAATGAGTAATGCAGCTCCTGAAGCAATCCCGGACAGGTCGTAGAAACCCAGAAGTAAAAGAAACACGACCCGaaacgacctctcgaacggcatAAATTGAACTGAAATACACGTTCGGGATTTTAAGGTCCAGGAACAAAAATGTCCTTAAATCACACGGATGATTTTTCGGTTCAGTCAAAGCGGTctcacaaaatttgaggagcaacggaTGATATTTTAGGCTGACGTTGTGCGATTAACTTGTCTTAGGCGAAAATCGGATAATCGTTGAAATTATTTTAATACTTATATTTGGTGCTAAAATTTAACAAGGTAACTCTTGAAGCGACCctggacacgtggtagaaaaaccgggagagaTAGAAACACGACCTAGTACGGCCTCCTGGACGGCTCAAATTGAACTCtatattgaagtgtatataatacacggttctcGGCATTCCAGGATTCAGaaacaaaaatgtccgtaaatcgAACAGCGTTTATAGGGTCAAATAAAGTGGCCTCacaaattttaagaaataaaaaATAACATTTCATGTTGACGGTGTGCGATAATTAAGTGATAGACAGGAATCGTATACTCGTTAAAAAttgtttaatactccctccataccacaccaatggtaacattaactttttcacacttgtcgagacacgttttgcaacgtgaatatctttagttacacattattaaaaattataaaaatttgatattcttatagcattcttgacgataaatcaaacaaaatctcacatgactatattctGTGTTATAGATtgagaataatatcgaagattccctacgaccatgaatagccaagattctcaatgttaccattggtgtggtatggagggagtattatttatttGGAGTTGAAAAAGAATAATGCAACTCCTGAAGTAATCCTGGGTGCGAGGtagaaaaccaggagaaaaaagaACACGACCCAAAACGGCCtctcgaacgactcaaattgaagtgtaatacacgtttttcgggattttaaggtcccggaacaaaaatgtccttAAATCACAAAGATGATTTCTCAGGTCAGACAAAGAGGTCTCACCAAATTTGAGGAGCAATACATGACATTTTGAGGCTATCGGTGTGCGATAAACTTGTCTCGAACGAAAATCGGATAGTCGTTGAAATtggtttaatacttgttatttggagCTGAAATTTAACAAGGTAACCCCTAAAGCAACTctggacacgtggtagaaaaaccaAGAGAGATAGAAGCACGACCTGGTACGGCCTCATGAACGGCTCAAATCGAACTctatattgaagtgtataatacacatttTTCGGCATTCCAAGGTCCCAGAACAAAAATGTCTGTAAATCGCACAGACGGTTTCTAGGGTTAATAAAGCGGTCTCACAAATTTTGAGGAATAACGGATGACATTTGTAGTTGCCGGTGTGCGATAATTATGTAATCGATGGTCATACTTCAATTACAATATTTTCTCATTTATCATTATCAAGACATtcatggacttaaaattacaaagaTTAGACATTTAAAAATTTcataaaaccgagaccatcaaacgaaattcTAACTTTCGGAAGGGCATAAATCAATATACATGCATCTGATGGTAATTATTATGCGGAGGCACAAAGGAACGTCTGCAATTACTATGCATGACAACATATGCTATGGCATCTTACGCTTTACTTTATTAGTCACCGCCAAGGCAAGGGATTAGGACATGAGTAAAGGGCAAAATCACAAGCATAAAATTCATTTAGATCATAAGCGACATGAGTAAAGGGGAAAATCAGCGCATGGGTATCCAGAGACGACAAAATCAGCGTATGGGTATTCTGAGGAGACAGACGCCCTTTTAGCATACATTTCACGCATCATAGGTTTTCAGCATCCTAATCATCAAAAGGAGTATTACATTCCAGGATTTACCGCGAAACTGCTGACAACTGTAGTACCATTAATGCAGTTGCAAAGCTAAAACAAAAGATTGCAAGATAAATGTCTGCTCTTCGACTAAAACCATCTACAACTGAAAAACTAACAATTCTTTAGTTTTCCGACATTTTTGGAGCAAAAATTTCACGACCGAACAAAGTCTTACTGCCATCCAGTGGCTGATGGTATGACCGCAGCAGCAACTGGAGGTGGAAGGATTGGTTCTGGTGCTACGTCCCAACCATCAACATCACCGGCTGGTGCAGCAACTGCAACCAATGAGACGTGCAATACCATCAGAAAGTGTCAAATAAATCGTATTAAAGTCTTCATTTACgaagaaagataaacaaatgagaGTAACATGTTTTATATCTTCACAAATGAGCAACGTTTTATAATAAAACGTCCGTCCATATTAGGTTTCTCAAGAAATTtctaggaaaaaaaaaattctgattCGTTGGCTTTGAGAATCAAAGGTAGTTTAACTTTTTCATAGTTTATGATTTTTTAGTTAAGAAGAGAAAAAAGGCACTATTGATGCTCTTAGGTGTCACGCACTCACGGTTATGAGCAGGAAGAATCACAGCACCCAATTAGATCAGTGAGGTAACTCGCTTTAACGAGATTTAGTCTCAGACCGACTTAAAGTCTTAAAACAAAGAAACAATATATCAGCAAGGAATCAAGAACTCGAAACACAACCTGAAGCTGCAGCCCAATCCCCACTAGGAGCCACGGCGGCAGGCTCACTGGTCCATTGTGTGTCAGTAGCCCATTGATCTCCCGGAATAGCACCAAGAGGAACAGCAGCATATTCTGGCATGTAATCAGCCACTGCAGCAACTTCTTCATCTTCTGGCTCCTTGGCTTCTTCAGGCTCTctgtaaaagaataaatcaacCTGCATACAACATAGATTCATCATTAGAAAAAATTTTACAGCTAAGGAGTTGCAGTAATAAGTTAATAACATATACATTCATATCGTTTATATTCCAACTAACAATGACGCCAAAAATTGACAAGGTATGAGGGCCGTCTAATCGCATTAAGTTTAACGAGTCATTTCAGTGAATTCAATCATATGGCTCCACTGAAATCAGAATAACAAAACGGTCTACAAAGTTGAATATAAGCGACGTGAAATATACCATGACATCCCACTTCTGTGCAGGGCGAAGGGTTCCTCTCATCTGCAACACCATACGAGCAAGAAGCCAAAACAAACAACCAATGCTATGTTTGCCCTTGTTGTTGGCAGGAATACCAATGTCAACGAAACCCATTGGTGAATCGGTATCACAGAAGGCAATGGTGGGGATATTTCCCAAGGCAGCTTCTTTAATAGGCTGAAAGATCAAATTCCAAAGGTAACATCAGCAACCGTTGACAAACATGTTCGGATATATTAACAAATCACACAGGAGTTAGTTATGTCGGTATGTATACCTGATGGTCAGTCCTGGGGTCGGTAAGGATGAGAAGGCGAGGCTCACTGAAAGAAGTCTGGAGCTGATTAGTGAAAGTACCAGGGGTGTGTCGGCCAGCAATGGCATGAGTACCAGTGTACTGAGCAAACTTCAATACAGCTCTCTGACCGTATGGTCTAGCAGACTGAACAATAATATCCTGAGGGTTCTCAATTGCGACAATAACCCTAGCAGCCAATTGCAGTTTCTCCCATGTCTTAGCAAGGTTAATGATGTTGATTCCTGTTATAAACCATTTCAAACACATGAAACTATATTTCATAGAATCATGATCATCTCAACATCGCGTAACAAACAGAAACATGTCAACAAACAATAATACCTAGTGCCCTAACGCACACTCTGATCGGAACATTGTTATCAGATAATAGAAGTCGAAATGAAGACGAATGTAAGAATGGTAGGGAAATGTTACTCACACATGGAGTAATGAGTACTCCGTAACAAACAATTACCCGCCAAAACTACCATTGAATCTTCGATTACCCTTTGTTTACATGTCGATTAAATCACAACATTTGCCTTAAAACGAGCAACAGACTAAGAATTACCCACCAAACTACCTTGGAAGCTTCGATTACCCTTTGTTTGCGTGTCGATTATTACACAACAATTATCCTAATCACGTTAGGGTCCCTAACAGTAAAATGAACTGAAAAATTTAGACAATTTCATGATTTTCTCATGAAAAGTTTAAACCTCGCATAATTTTCTCCCAATGTATTAAGATCAACATAAATACTCATATGAAAACAACAATTTTCACGAGCAAAATACAATCATATACTAATCAAAACATACATCCTAaacacaaaaaacacaaaaaaaacatcatcaaaacaacaaaataaaacaaatcttTCATAAACAACAAACCCATATCCATTAGACCCaaacaacacaaaatacacaaaaaacctaaaaacaaaaacaccatttttcaaaacaaattgattcaaaaacataaaaaaaaaaaaaaaaaaaaaaaaagtaatatcatcaaaacaacaaaataaaacaaacccATTTAAAAATTCCTCGTAAACTACATAACCCACATTCATTTCACTCAAACAACACACAAATATTACATCTTTATGCACAaaataatacaaaaaaaaaacacgattTTTCGAAACAATTTGATTCAAAAACATAGAATATTGAAATTGAGAAAGAATTATACCATCAGAACGACGTTTGAAGACGTAACGCTCCATTTGAAAGTCACAATTTTTGGTACCGAGATGAACATGAGAACCAAGCATCATTTGGATGTCTTCTTCCTTTTGGGTCAAAATCTTCTCGGACGCCATGATTGAGCAGTGAGTTTTCCTTGCGATGTGTGAAAATTTGCGAGTTTTAGATGTAGGTGAAGGAGAGTGAGATGGCTGCTAGTGATGAACAAAGGAGGAGGAAGGATTTATGAAGtttgatgaaccctaatttgATAAATTGGGCTTCTCAATTGGgtttatttcgaaaattttgttctTCGGGTGTTGCCCATTTGGTATTTCATAATAAATAATCTCCATCTAGGCCTTGTTTTTCAATTTCCTTAGTTTCGGTTCGGTCCAGTTCACAAATTCTTACTTAAAACCGTTCTAATTTAAGACGGATTTCACTTTCGAATTAAATAACGTAATTGCTAAATTCCGCACATAATTTTACTACATCCCGCACACTTTGTCCCTCTTTTCCATCAGTAcccttcatttaaaaaaaaaaaaaaaaaaaaaaattgattcccGAAAGAACCCCGACATCACTGCCATCCCCGATCACCACGCATACCTTCCCTCTCATCATCCCCGACCACTCCAGTCCTCCCCCAACGCCGACCCCTCCGATATCCCACGCCGTAGACCATCCCGGCCTTGCGCCGTCGACCATCCTAATCCACCACACTCGACCAATTTGTGTCCCATCAAACCTTCGCAACCGCTTCTCCGTCGTCGACAAACCCTACCCATGTCACCGTTGATCTACCCCCTCCTAGGCGACCACCCCGACCCCATTGACTTTAACCACCCAACCCTACCCTACCTAGTCTCGTCGTCGGCCACCCAACCCACCATACTTCGATGTAAATATGTGTCATATCCACCATATCCAACCTCTTCACCGTCAAAAGACCACCCTACCCACTTCGCCGTCGACCCAACCCCCTCTTCCTCTCTCCGTCGGCGGTCGACTGGTGGTTGGCTGGAGGGGCGGCTGTTACGAGTCTCTCCTTTCTCTCTCTTTAAGGTTCTTTGTGGTGAGAAGTGAAAGGGGTAGATTCGGAATAAAGTGTAAAAATGTGCGGGATTAAGTAAAAatgtgtgcgggatttagcaagtccCTTAAATAAAGGTGGTAAAAAAAGAGGTCGTGAATTGTGATAGGTCGTAAACTAAGACGGTTTAAGGAAGATCAACTAGATTCGGTTTATTTTACATCAAAAAGTTCAGTTTGTTTAGGCGGTTTTAATGCAAAATAACAGGATTTAAGGGCGTGAAAATATATGTATGGTTTCCTTGATCTCGGTACAGTTCAATTTAGTTTACATCTTTAGATTTAATTTTGTCCAAACGATTTCAATGCAAGATAATTGGGCTTAAGGGCGTGACAAGATATGTATATGTCAGTCTGAGTGTAAATCCTACATTCCTACTCATATAAAACTTTTAGCCTATTGTATcatttggtaaacaacatatttaAATCTTTAAGTTTAATTTTGTCCAAACGGTTTCAAACCAAAATAACTAGGCTTAAGGGCTTGAGAAGATGTGTATGTTAGACTCGGTGTTAATAGCTAGCCCTTCTAATAACTTCCTAACTTCCCGTAAACTCCGTGTTGCTGCTTGAAGGGCAGACCCCGCTCTTTCTACTCATGATTTGTTGATATATTTGCAAGAATTCTACCACGTACATTCGGAGTAGCGCCATAATTCTACATTGTTGATTTCTGTATATAAAGTCGAATTCTAAACATCTATTATTAGTtctttatactttttttttaccTCAATATCGTGAGTTCTTGATTACTG is a genomic window containing:
- the LOC141633530 gene encoding small ribosomal subunit protein uS2y-like; the protein is MASEKILTQKEEDIQMMLGSHVHLGTKNCDFQMERYVFKRRSDGINIINLAKTWEKLQLAARVIVAIENPQDIIVQSARPYGQRAVLKFAQYTGTHAIAGRHTPGTFTNQLQTSFSEPRLLILTDPRTDHQPIKEAALGNIPTIAFCDTDSPMGFVDIGIPANNKGKHSIGCLFWLLARMVLQMRGTLRPAQKWDVMVDLFFYREPEEAKEPEDEEVAAVADYMPEYAAVPLGAIPGDQWATDTQWTSEPAAVAPSGDWAAASVAAPAGDVDGWDVAPEPILPPPVAAAVIPSATGWQ